A single region of the Triticum dicoccoides isolate Atlit2015 ecotype Zavitan chromosome 2B, WEW_v2.0, whole genome shotgun sequence genome encodes:
- the LOC119365769 gene encoding 26S proteasome regulatory subunit 6B homolog, protein MATVANPPAALPSAPPPSYPATAAHCASSSAAAEDDDDLYGRLKSLQRHMEFVEIQEEYVKDEQKNLKRELLRAQEEVKRIQSVPLVIGQFMEMVDGNNGIVGSTTGSNYYVRILSTINRELLKPSASVALHRHSNALVDVLPPEADSSISLLASSEKPNVLYSDIGGCDIQKQEIREAVELPLTHHELYKQIGIDPPRGVLLYGPPGTGKTMLAKAVAHHTTAAFIRVVGSEFVQKYLGEGPRMVRDVFRLAKENAPAIIFIDEVDAIATARFDAQTGADREVQRILMELLNQMDGFDQTVNVKVIMATNRADTLDPALLRPGRLDRKIEFPLPDRRQKRLVFQVCTSKMNLSDEVDLEDYVSRPDKISAADITAICQEAGMHAVRKNRYVILPKDFEKGYRTNVKKPDTDFDFYK, encoded by the exons ATGGCGACCGTAGCAAACCCTCCCGCGGCCCTCCCGTCGGCGCCCCCGCCCTCCTACCCGGCCACCGCCGCCCactgcgcctcctcctccgccgcggccGAGGACGACGACGACCTCTACGGCCGCCTCAAATCGCTCCAGCGTCACATGGAGTTCGTCGAGATCCAGGAGGAGTACGTCAAGGACGAGCAGAAGAACCTGAAGCGCGAGCTGCTGCGCGCGCAGGAGGAGGTCAAGCGGATCCAGTCCGTGCCCCTCGTCATCGGCCAGTTCATGGAGATGGTCGACGGCAACAACGGCATCGTCGGATCCACCACCGGCAGCAACTACTATGTGCGGATCCTCAGCACCATCAACCGCGAGCTGCTCAAGCCGTCGGCGTCCGTCGCCCTGCACCGCCACTCCAACGCGCTCGTCGATGTGCTGCCGCCCGAGGCCGACTCCAGCATATCGCTGCTCGCTTCATCGGAGAAGCCCAACGTCCTATATTCG GACATTGGAGGATGTGATATTCAAAAACAAGAAATTCGGGAGGCAGTTGAGCTACCATTGACACACCATGAGTTGTACAAGCAGATTGGTATTGATCCTCCAAGAGGGGTGCTTCTCTATGGTCCTCCAGGCACTGGCAAGACCATGCTTGCTAAAGCTGTGGCACATCACACTACTGCTGCTTTTATCAGAGTGGTTGGTTCAGAGTTCGTGCAGAAGTACTTGGGTGAG GGCCCAAGGATGGTTCGAGATGTATTCCGCTTAGCTAAAGAAAATGCGCCGGCTATAATATTCATTGATGAGGTTGACGCTATAGCAACTGCCCGATTCGATGCTCAGACTGGGGCTGACCGAGAAGTTCAGCGTATTTTGATGGAGCTGCTCAATCAG ATGGACGGATTTGATCAGACGGTGAATGTGAAGGTTATAATGGCGACCAATCGGGCAGATACTCTAGATCCTGCTCTTCTGCGTCCAGGAAGACTGGACAGGAAAATTGAGTTCCCTCTGCCAGACCGGAGGCAGAAGAGGCTTGTTTTCCAA GTTTGTACTTCTAAAATGAATTTGAGTGACGAGGTTGATTTGGAAGATTATGTCTCAAGACCGGATAAAATCAGCGCTGCAGAT ATAACCGCTATTTGTCAGGAAGCTGGCATGCATGCTGTTCGGAAAAATCGGTATGTTATTCTCCCCAAGGACTTCGAGAAGGGTTACCGAACCAACGTCAAGAAGCCTGATACAGATTTTGACTTCTACAAGTGA